A region of the Sminthopsis crassicaudata isolate SCR6 chromosome 6, ASM4859323v1, whole genome shotgun sequence genome:
aattatgtaaattatgtaaaattctcATGACTCTATGCTCCTAATTagttttccttcccctcccccatctctgtcCTCTTCAATCCATGTTTCATAGAACTTCCAGAATTTAGGCTTTAGATTATTTTCCTATTCAAAAGCCTGCTCTTCTTGAAGAAAGGGAATGCTTCACTTTTTGCCTTCATTCCCCTCAGAACTTAACACAGTTCCTGAAGCATTCCCTGACTGAAAGAATGATTGATTAGCTCCTAACTGCACAATGTAAAAATCCAAACTCTCTAGTCTTTCAAATGGTTCCAGCCCACCTTCTGTACTTTTATTTACTAGTATTAGCTTTCATATACTCAGTGCTACAAACCAAATCATCTATTCATCCTTCCCAATATCGATCTGTCTTTTCCTGCTTCCCTTTCTGTACATCCCCTGTTTCCCTGCTGGAATAACTGCCCCAGCACCATTGAAGCTCTTCTCCTCCCTCAAGGTCCATCTTAATGTTGCTTCCTTCATAccattttctttaagaatcatATCCCTCAAAtgccccacatgtgcaaaaatgtttgtagcagctcttttttggtgGCAAGGAATGGGAaattgactggatgcccatcaagtggagaatggctgaataagttctgctatatgaagggaatggaaaagtattgttctatgagaaatgataagcaggatgattccagaaaagcctggaaaagacttacatgaactgatgctgagtgaagtgaggagaaccaggagaaccctgcacacagtaacagcaataggatgtgatgatcaactaggatagacttggctcttctcagagAGTGTATCTCTTCTTGAGAGAGAGCCCAAAGCTCTTCCTGATACAGAGCCCATAAAGCAGCCTCCCACCTCCCAGCCTCTGGaagtcccttcctctttctttcccttgccCTCTAATTCCGGACacattgtaaaaagaaaacagcCAAGACTAACGTCCCAGAAAATCAGCTTTATTGAAGGGAAAGGGGTAGGAATGAGGGGCCCCCTCTGGCTGGATCTGCCCAGATCTAGGAGAATGTGGGGTCCGGGTCACAGACAGGGTCTAGCCCACAGCCATCTGCAAAAGAAGAAAGGACGTTATCTCAGTCAGTGGGAGCCTGCTCAAGTCCCTAACcatggagaggaaagggaaaggggcttcgggggagggggggggactGTCCCAGCCCATGGCCCTGGAGGCTGTGCCATCTCACACAGGGGTCTGCGGACCAGGAGTGCCGTCACTCACCGCTGCTGCAGCAGATCCCGGCGGCCGCACAGCGCCCTCCGCTCCCGCAGGGTTTCTGGCCAGACTGGCACGGGGAGGGCAGGTAGTGCTCCTCCTGGCACCTCAGGCTCTCGGCGGTGCCCACGTAACAGCCGAGCTCTTCCCCGCAGCAGATGCTGGGGCCGAAGCAGCGCCCTTTGCTTCCGGGGCCGCAGGGGAGGCACTGCAAGAGCGGGAGACGCGGCTGAGCGTCCGGGGCAGGACTCTGGCCAGCAACTCACTTGACGCCCCGGGGACAGCGGATTCTCCTCCCGCAGGGAGGCTGCACGGGAGCGCAGGGGAGCAGCCGGGACCTAGGCCGGAGCTCCCCTCTGCCCTTCCCTGCTCCGCCTTATTGTCAGGAGGAGGGAGCGTGGGGTGGGCGAGTCTCAAGTTGGGGGGGGCAGTCAGCACAAGGGAGCCAAGCGTCGGGGCATCGGGGCCGGCTGCGGGACCCGCCCGCCCTGGGGGTGCGCTGTGGAGGGGGCCTTCTGTGGCCGTCGCGCCCCGCACCCAAAGGCCCGCGCACGTGGAGAGGAGACAGGCGGCCCGTGGGCTCCCACCCACGCCGAGCCTCACCTCGCGCACGTCCATGTCCGGCGCCGAGCGCTTCCCGCCGATGGGGCAGTTCTGGATGTAGCAGGCGGAGGCCAGGGCCAGGAGAGCGAGGAGGTAGCAGCAGGCGAGGCCCGGACGGGCGCGGGCCGCGAGGCGCAGAGGGGAGCCGGGGCCGCCCATGGGGAAGCTGGCCGGAGGCAGGCGCGAGGGGCTGGGCTCGCAAGCCGGACCGGGGAGGCTGAGCGCTGGGTCCCGGAGGCTGATCTTCCTGGGGCTCTGAGCACCGGGGCCGGAGCCCGGCCTATTTATGCCCCGGGGCCCGGAACCTAAGGTGGCAGGCGCTTGGAAGCTCACGCCGGGTCAGCGGGGCGTCACTGCCTCCGGTGCCCCCGCACTTAGCCCGCCCGGGCTGGGGCACGGGGTCAGCTTGTCTGCTCAGGGCCGAGCTCGGGGTCAGAACCCGGGCGCTGCCCTCATTAGTCTGGAGCTGTCCTGGTGCCCCCAATGAACTCCCAATTAACCCTGGGCTCTGCAGACCAGCAGCCCGCActtactcccccctcccccaagactCGCTCCTCTCCGTCTGTCTCCAGGTGGAGAAGAGCTGCTCCCGGGCTTCCTCTCTCAGAGCAAGAAACGGCCGCTCCATCTCCTGGGAAAGCAGAAGCCAAGGCCCAGAGAGCGAAGAggctcccagagagtgggctccAGAACCCCAGTCCTTAGTTCCCTCCCCTTTATCAAAGGCTGCCTGCCCCAGGAAGAGGGCTTCCCAGGGGTTTGGGAAGTCAAGGTACAGGAGGACTGTGGGCTTCCACCAGCACAGAGGGCAGAATCTGGAACAAGGGTGAAAGGTGCAGATGACAATTTCAGAGTGATAAAAGAAAGACCTTAATTCAAGCAGTAACACAGTGAGGCACCACAGCATGGGATCCAGGGCAAGCTAGGTAGCAAAGAGCCGGAGTCcccaggacctgagttcaaatctagcctcagagcttactagctgggtgaccttgtgcaagtcacttaatttcaagtgtgtgtgtgtgtgtgtgtgtgtgtgtgtgtgtgtgtgtgtgtgtgtgtgtgtgtgacagagaaggggtagagaaaagacagagaagagagagagagaatgagagagagagagagagagagagagagagagagaatgagagagagaatgagagagagagagagaatgagagagagagaatgagagagagaggagagatgttGATGATAGAGacgatgagagagagagagatgaatgagagtagagagatgcagagagagagagagagagagagagagagagagagagagagagagagagagagagagagagaattggacCAGGAGTAGGGAGATCTCCTGTCCAGTCCCAGCCCTGTTACATACAGTGGCTAGTGAATTAATCAGTGCCTATAAGCAAgccctttctacctttctctcACTCCTTCCAATTTATCCTCCATCTAGCTGTCAGTCATCTTCTTAAAGTAAAGGTCTGACCATACCGCCACTTTCCTTTCACTAAGTTGAATTCAATAAATTTAAGTGACTCCCTAATATctacatgataaaatataaaattctcagtTTAGATTTTAAGCCCTTCATAAAATgcccctttcctacctttccactCTTCTTAGACTTCATTTTCTTCCCCCCAAAACCAATTGCAGCATTGTACTTGGACTTTTTTTCCCTACCTTTTCCCTTTACCTAGAAATCTCCCACCACTCTTCTCTAcgtcttggcttccttcaagactcagctaaaGTCCCAGCTCCCACAAGAAACCTGTCCC
Encoded here:
- the LOC141546097 gene encoding oxytocin-neurophysin 1-like: MGGPGSPLRLAARARPGLACCYLLALLALASACYIQNCPIGGKRSAPDMDVRECLPCGPGSKGRCFGPSICCGEELGCYVGTAESLRCQEEHYLPSPCQSGQKPCGSGGRCAAAGICCSSDGCGLDPVCDPDPTFS